TGTACGGCATGGTGTCCGAGGTCGACTCGTTGTCGAACATCAGCGCGTCACACTCGACGGCGGTCGAGGAGCCCTCGGCGCCGTCGGCGATGTGGACCAATCCTCTGTAATTGGTGCGGCCGCCGTCTTTGGAGATCGATTTGGACTCGATCGTGGACTTCGTGTCCGGCGCGTTGTGGTAGACCTTCGCGCCGGTGTCGATGTCCTGGCCCTCGCCGGCGAAGGCGATGGTGATGTGGGTGTCCGTCGCGCCGCGACCCTTCAGGATCGAGCACGGGTAGAGCATGGTGGCTTTCGAGCCCATGCTGCCGGAGATCCACTCCATCGTGCCGTTCTCCTCGACGATGGCACGCTTCGTGTTGAGGTTGAACGTGTTCTTCGACCAGTTCTGGACCGTCGAGTACTGGACGTGGGCGTCTTCCTTGACGAAGACCTCGACGCCACCGCTGTGGAGGTTGTGGACGCCGTATTTGGGCGCCGAACAGCCCTCGATGTAGTGCACCTCGGAGCCGGGTTCGGCGACGATGAGCGTGTGCTCGAACTGGCCCATCCCCTCGGAGTTCATCCGGAAGTACGCCTGGACGGGCATCTCGACGGTGACGTCCTCGGGGACGTAGACGAACGAGCCGCCGGACCAGACGGCGCCGTGGAGCGCGGCGAACTTGTTGTCGCTCGGGGGGACGCAGGTCGTCATGAAGTGTTCCTTGACGATCTCGGGATGCTCCTTGACCGCCCGGTCCATGTTCATGAAGACGACGCCTTTCTCCTCCCACTGTTCTTGCATGTTCTGGTAGACGATCTCGGACTCGTACTGGGCACCGACACCCGAGAGGGCGTTCTTCTCCGCCTCAGGGATGCCGAGCTTGTCGAACGTGTCCTTGATCTCCTCGGGCAGCTCCGTCCAGTCGTCGACGCCCTCGCGCTTGTCGACGTCCGGGCGGATGTACGGGACGATCTCCTCGACGTCGAGCTCGGAGAGGTCGGGCTGGCCGGGCCAGTCCGTCGGCATCGGCATCGCCTGGTACTGCTTGAGCGCGCGAAGTCGGCGCTCGAGCATCCACTCCGGCTCGTCTTTGTCCTCGGAGATCATGCGGATGACCTCTTCCGTCAATCCCTTCTCGGACTTGACGGCGGCCTTTTGCTCCTTGTGGAAGTCAAAGCGGGCCTCGGTGTCGGTCTCTTTTAGGTGGTCTTGTTCGGAACTCATGGTGGTTCGTTGTTTTGGTTTACGTCCGTAGGGTCTTTAGGGTTTGTCTAGCCAGATCCGGTTACGCGGTCTCGTAGACCTCTTCGCGGACCCAGTCGTACCCCTTGTCCTCGAGTTGTTCGGCCAGCGACGCGTCGCCGCTCTTGACGATCTTGCCGTCGAGCATGATGTGGACGTGGTCGGGCTCGACGTAGTCGAGAATCCGCTGGTAGTGAGTGATCTGGAGGATGCCGGTGCCCTGCTCGTCGCGCAGCGCGTTGATGCCGTTCGAGACGTCCTGCAGCCGGTCGATGTCCAGCCCGGAGTCGATCTCGTCGAGGACGGCGATCGAGGGCTCGAGGATCGCAGCCTGGAGCACCTCGTTTTGTTTCTTCTCGCCGCCGGAGAAGCCGGCGTTGAGGTAGCGCAGGGCGAACTTCTCGTCCATGTCGAGCTGTTCCATCTTCTCGCTCAGAATCTCCTGGAACTCGGCGACGCCGATCTCTCCCTCGTCGGCGGGGCCTTCCATCGGCGACGGGACCTCCGCTTCTTCCTCGTCCTCGTCGTCGCCCGCCTCGTCCTCGAAGAGCTCCTCGCGCTCTTCGAGCTTGGCGTTGAGCGCCGTCCGCAGGAAGTTCGTCATCGTCACGCCCTCGATCTCCGCGGGGTACTGGAAGCCGAGGAAGATACCGAGCGCCGCACGCTCGTTCGGCTCGAGGTCGAGAACGTTCCACGTGCGCTTCTCTTCGGGAATCTCGATCTCGTCGCCGAACTCGCCCTCCTCGAGGTGGATTAGGATCTCACCGTCGGTTACCTCGTAGGCTGGGTGGCCGGCGACGACCTTCGCGGTCGTCGACTTGCCGCTGCCGTTTGGCCCCATCAGGGCGTGGATCTCCCCCGACTCGATCTCGAGGTCGAGGCCACGGAGGATCTTCTCGTCGCCATCCGCCACTTCTGCGTGCAGGTTTTTGAGTTCAAGTCGTGCCATATATGGGTCTCTCTGTCGTTCGAACTGTGGGTCGTGAGACTCATAACGGTTTCGTATCTACCTGGACAGGTTGCCGAATATCGATAATCGGTTTCCGTATAGAGAAGCAAACACTGGCTGTTGAAAAACAATCTCTCGTAGGATCGTCACCGACGCCGTGTCTCGAGGCACGCGTGGTTTCGCTAGTATCGGCGTCATTCGGGCGTTTCAGGGACTTTCAACGATCTACGATGGTGGCATCCAGATACGGACCCTTCTGTGTCAACCTAAATCAGTTACTTGCTGGCCCCTCGAACACCGCTTCCGTGTCGAGACGCTGGCACAGGTCGCCTCGAGCGCCTCGTTGCAGTCGGGTCTATCGTTCACTGATAGACGTCGCGAAGTGAGGTCGCCTCGGATCGAGGGTCGTCTCCTCACATGAAACTGTCGAGCCCGGTCTGTTCCTGGCCCGACTTCACTTCTTCCCACGAGATGTCGAGCGCCTCGAGGATGCGCTCGATCGGACCCTTGAGCGTCTTTTCGAGCATCGTATCGTAGTCGACCTCGAACGCCTCGGGGATCTGGTCGTCGTACTCGAAACAGATGACGTCCGGGTCGCGCTTGAACGCGCCGTAGAGCGGATCACGCTGGGGATTGTGACCTTCCTCATTCTCCATTCGCCGGAAGAAGGCCGGATCGACGCGTTTCAGGTAGAGTCGTTTGGGCTTGCTCCCGCGATCGAAGTTCGTTCCTAAAAGGAGGTTCGCGTACTTCGCCCCACGAACCTGGGCCGTGTCGGTGTCGTAGTTGTCCAGCCGCTTGCCGATGCCGCCGGGGATGGCGAGTTCCTCGTAGCTCACCTCGCCCGCGCGGACGTCCTCGATGACCTCGTTGACGTACTCCTTGACGCCCTCGACGTCGCCCTCCTTGACGATCATCTCGATGACTCGGTGCTGGACTTCCTTGGTGATCGGTGCGATGTCCGACCGTTTGTACTCGAAGCCCGTGATGTCGACGTCGTCGACGTCCGCACCCTCTTTCCAGACGATGTGGCCCGCATAGCGTTTCTTCGTCCCTGCCTGGAAGAAGCGTCGGTAGAGTTTCTCGAACTCGATCTGGAAGCGGTGGTCCTCGGCACCGAGTTCCTCGCGTGCGAAGTCGTCGTAGCGTTCGTTGACGTACTCCTCGATTTCGAACGATTGCTCGATGGCTTCCTCCGTCGAGACCTCGGGACCAAGCGCCAACATGACAGAATCTGTGTCACCATATGCGACCTGATAGTTCTGCTCGCTTGCTGCGGTTTCGGTAAATTCAATAACCTCTCGCCCTGTTGCGGTTATCGCCGCCGCAGCCTCCTTGTCGTACAGTCGGAACCGGTCCCACCCCGAAACGCCGTACAGAGAATTCATAATAACCTTGACAGCTCCCTGCTGGCGGTCGTACTGTTCGTACTCGGGCGTGCCGGGTTCGTGTTCGTTCCGGAGGGCTTTCTTCTCCTCACGCTCGGCGAGCAGCTCCTTGATCATCTCCCGCATCACGCCGTCGGGCTCTTTCCGGAAGTGGGTCGGGGGCTCCGTCGGCGCGACGAACGTCTCACCGTCGTATTCCTCGGGATCGACTTTCGTCTCCGGCGAGGCGTTGACCGTCACCATACACATCGGGTACAGGCTCTTCAGGTCGAGCACGGTGACGTTCTCCTTGACCCCCGTGATCGGATCGAACACGGCCCCGCCCTCGTACTCCTCGCCTGCCTCCTGCTGTCCCTTCGAGGGTAAGGCGAACCGGCCGTGGGCTTCGTGGAGGACGTACATGTCGACCGTATCGCCGGGCGTCGGCGCATCCTCGAGTTGACACCCCACGAACGAACGCACCTCGTCCCAGAAGGCGATGATCTCCTGTTGACGGTCGAGTTCGACGCAGAGTTCGACGTCCCGAAGGTTGTACTCGAGCAACCTGGTGGGGTCGTCCTCCCAGAGGTCGCCGATGGAGCCGGCGTAGCGCTCTTTCCCAACTCCCAGTTCGGCTTCGCCGACGGCGTCCAGTCGGTACGAATCGAGTTCGGAGAATACCATCCGCTGGTAGGCGTACAGCAGGTCGAAGACGACCCTCCCCTTGACGTCGGGGCCACCCCAGCCGCTTCGCCAGACCTCGCCGATCCGTGAGAGGCGGTCCGGGTCCAGATCGTAGTCGTGGTGGGGGCCCTCGAGGCGCTCGAGTCGGTCGAGGAAGTACGGGGCGTCGAAATCCTCGAAGTTCCAGCCGGTGAGGACGTCAGGGTCCGTCTCGTCGACGTACTCGAGGAAGGCCTCGAGCATCGCCTCTTCGCTCTCGAAGCGTCGAACTTCGTGGTCGATCTCGCCTTCGATGGGGTCGTATTCCACTATCTCGTCGGGAATCTCTCCCTCGCCGTCGGGCGCTTCCCAGACCCACATCACGTACTCGTCACGGTAGGAGTCGTGGCTGGTGAGACAGACGATCGGCTCCTCGCCGTCCTCGGGAAAGCCGGAGCGATCCTCGACCTCGATGTCGAAGGTGAGCACGCGCGGGTCGGCGTCGACGTCGACCGGTTCGACCTCCTCGTGCGGGACGATCAGGCTCCCGTCGTCGGCCCGCCGTTCCGGGACCCGTACTCCGCTTCGGATGTCCTTATCGATCAGAAACCGGTTCGGAAAGAGGATGTCCGCCTCGTAGTGGTCGAAGTCGTCACGAACCTGGCCGACGTCCCGCGGCGTCTGGCCGAAGATCTTCGTGAGGTTCTCGCCACGGATGCTCTCGTAGGGCTCACCGTTTCGGTCGACTTCCCGACTGCCCGTGAGCCGGTCGTACTCCTCCTCGGGCGGACGCTCGAGACTGTCCGTCGGTGCGTAGAAGTAGGGTCGAAAGCCGACGACCTTGACGTGCTCGAGCGCTCGTTCCGGCGTTCGGCCGAAGACGTGCACGATCGGCCGTTCGGCGTCGCCGCGGCCGGCGATCGTGTAGTCGATTTGCATCACGGCCAGCTCGAGTTCCCCCTGGGCGTCGGGCAGCGTCTCCTCGGTCGGGTCGATCACGTCGGCAGCCGGCTGGCCACCGTTGCCCGCGACGTGGACGGCTTCCTCGGCCGGCCGTTCCTCGGGGTCGCGTCCGAAGTCCGCGAGCCCGCTTTGCCCCGTTTCGGTCATGGTACTGGCGTTGACGCGCA
This portion of the Natronobeatus ordinarius genome encodes:
- a CDS encoding DNA-directed DNA polymerase gives rise to the protein MTETGQSGLADFGRDPEERPAEEAVHVAGNGGQPAADVIDPTEETLPDAQGELELAVMQIDYTIAGRGDAERPIVHVFGRTPERALEHVKVVGFRPYFYAPTDSLERPPEEEYDRLTGSREVDRNGEPYESIRGENLTKIFGQTPRDVGQVRDDFDHYEADILFPNRFLIDKDIRSGVRVPERRADDGSLIVPHEEVEPVDVDADPRVLTFDIEVEDRSGFPEDGEEPIVCLTSHDSYRDEYVMWVWEAPDGEGEIPDEIVEYDPIEGEIDHEVRRFESEEAMLEAFLEYVDETDPDVLTGWNFEDFDAPYFLDRLERLEGPHHDYDLDPDRLSRIGEVWRSGWGGPDVKGRVVFDLLYAYQRMVFSELDSYRLDAVGEAELGVGKERYAGSIGDLWEDDPTRLLEYNLRDVELCVELDRQQEIIAFWDEVRSFVGCQLEDAPTPGDTVDMYVLHEAHGRFALPSKGQQEAGEEYEGGAVFDPITGVKENVTVLDLKSLYPMCMVTVNASPETKVDPEEYDGETFVAPTEPPTHFRKEPDGVMREMIKELLAEREEKKALRNEHEPGTPEYEQYDRQQGAVKVIMNSLYGVSGWDRFRLYDKEAAAAITATGREVIEFTETAASEQNYQVAYGDTDSVMLALGPEVSTEEAIEQSFEIEEYVNERYDDFAREELGAEDHRFQIEFEKLYRRFFQAGTKKRYAGHIVWKEGADVDDVDITGFEYKRSDIAPITKEVQHRVIEMIVKEGDVEGVKEYVNEVIEDVRAGEVSYEELAIPGGIGKRLDNYDTDTAQVRGAKYANLLLGTNFDRGSKPKRLYLKRVDPAFFRRMENEEGHNPQRDPLYGAFKRDPDVICFEYDDQIPEAFEVDYDTMLEKTLKGPIERILEALDISWEEVKSGQEQTGLDSFM
- a CDS encoding ABC transporter ATP-binding protein, yielding MARLELKNLHAEVADGDEKILRGLDLEIESGEIHALMGPNGSGKSTTAKVVAGHPAYEVTDGEILIHLEEGEFGDEIEIPEEKRTWNVLDLEPNERAALGIFLGFQYPAEIEGVTMTNFLRTALNAKLEEREELFEDEAGDDEDEEEAEVPSPMEGPADEGEIGVAEFQEILSEKMEQLDMDEKFALRYLNAGFSGGEKKQNEVLQAAILEPSIAVLDEIDSGLDIDRLQDVSNGINALRDEQGTGILQITHYQRILDYVEPDHVHIMLDGKIVKSGDASLAEQLEDKGYDWVREEVYETA
- the sufB gene encoding Fe-S cluster assembly protein SufB, with translation MSSEQDHLKETDTEARFDFHKEQKAAVKSEKGLTEEVIRMISEDKDEPEWMLERRLRALKQYQAMPMPTDWPGQPDLSELDVEEIVPYIRPDVDKREGVDDWTELPEEIKDTFDKLGIPEAEKNALSGVGAQYESEIVYQNMQEQWEEKGVVFMNMDRAVKEHPEIVKEHFMTTCVPPSDNKFAALHGAVWSGGSFVYVPEDVTVEMPVQAYFRMNSEGMGQFEHTLIVAEPGSEVHYIEGCSAPKYGVHNLHSGGVEVFVKEDAHVQYSTVQNWSKNTFNLNTKRAIVEENGTMEWISGSMGSKATMLYPCSILKGRGATDTHITIAFAGEGQDIDTGAKVYHNAPDTKSTIESKSISKDGGRTNYRGLVHIADGAEGSSTAVECDALMFDNESTSDTMPYMEIEESKVDVAHEATVGKIGDEDIFYLQSRGLDDDDAKKMIVAGFIEPITEELPIEYAVELNRLIELEMEGSLG